A segment of the Triticum urartu cultivar G1812 chromosome 1, Tu2.1, whole genome shotgun sequence genome:
ACAATGGGTGTGGACTGCCTCCCAGGGTGTCCTAGTTCGTCCTTGTAGCGGATCTGAAGACGGAGGCCTTCCCTGGAGCTTTTTCCTGCCTCGCTAGCTGGCACTGCCGACGTCGTCTGTTCACCGAATTTGGCAGTTTGTGGGGCTAAGGGTCTGGTAGGGATGGATTGGGGGAAACCCTTGGCCGGTTGCTATGATCACGACACCGGTGGTGCTTTGACGTCGTTCACCTTCTTGACGGTGGCATCACGATCCTGCCCTCACCCTCTCCTTCCCGTCCCGCGTGAAAGCCCAAAGTCTTCGGATTGGGTGGTGACAACGCGCCGGTGTCATTTTCTTCTTGAAGACACCATCTTGGGAAGGCAGACTGGTGGTGGAAGCTCCGACGTGGGTTGTGGTCCGCCGGTTATCTCAAGTGTTGTTCCCGCTCGGCTACTTGGGATTGAACTTGATGCCTACGCGCAGCGGTGGCGATGTTGGGGTGTGCAGTTGCATGGTGCGGTAGCCGTGCTTGTCGAGTTGTCGTCCTCTCCCCAGCCACCCGTTGGTCCCGTCCATGCGAGCTCGGTGGTGAGCGACTCTACCTGTCGACAACATAGTGTCCTTCGATCCAGGAATAGAGGGCAGGGGGGCTTCTTCGGAGGCAGAGGCGGATGGCGGACTGACAATGGCTGGCCTCTTGGGAGTTGACGGAGCGTGGCAATCCTCCTGCAGTGGGCCATTACCTTGTCTCCGTTGCGTCGTGTGCTGGCTCTTGTTCGCCGAGGGCCACAATGCTGAAGCTTGCACTTGGTGCATTCGGTGCTTGTTAGTGGCTCCTTTGGTATCATGTATCTTTGCCATTTCtctcttttgttttgttttggctTGTTCAATTTGTAATGCAGTAGTTGCTTTATACAATATAAAGTGGGGGAAATCCTTTTTTGTCAAACACATAAATAAACATTTTAAATAACGTGCTATAACATTTAGAAGAGGTCCGCCGCTAAGAGGCATAGCGCGCTATTTAATACAATGGGCGAAAGTCAAAATCGTGTGAGATAATCTTCTTGCAGGCACTTCAGAAATCAATGTTTCTTAGAAGTAAAAATAGGCTTCACAGCCCAGCTTTTATTTTTATTTAACCGAAAGATAAAATCTTCATGCTGGGGTAAACCAGCTACACTACAACCACAAGAACAGAAACCATGTCCTGGACAGCAACATTACAATACAAGGATCAGAACGAAAAGCAACATCCCAGCAGAATAATCCATGAGATCAGCGTCTTATTTAATCTTCTTCTTATCTTCGATCTTCTTCAGAATCATGCGTGTGATCAGCATCGCCAGCATTTGTAGCCAATTGAACTGGAGTCCCAGCAACGAAATGAACATTTGTAGCTGAGTGGTCCGGCGTCCTCTCCTCACACCCCTGCCTCCAGAGAAGCAAGTGAAAAAACAAATGGAAATGAAAATCTCAACCCATCAACCGATCAATCCCTCCTAAAATGCGAACATAGGCAGCGCAATGCATGCATCATGAATGAATATCATCCATGCATGCACTACATATCGGCCATGCCGCTGGAATCTGCAACCCCGCCGAATGCATCATCGGCGGGGCAAAAAAAGATCCAAAACAGGAGGGATTGATCGGCTGAAACAAACGATTGATCATCTATCGATCTGTGGTGAACAGATCGACGGATGGATCAATCACTCCAGCGGAGGAGCATGACGACGCAGCGGTGGATGATGTAGAGCTTGGCCCTCTGCTCCTTGAGCGCCTTGTTGAGCTTCCCCATCTGCTTCATCTGGCTCCCAACCTTCATGGCTCAATACTTGGTAGTTGATGTACCAAAAAAAGGGGCTTTTGTCTAAGGTTTGTGTGGTGTTCCTTTTACACAAAAGCTTAACTGGTGCAAGGACCCTAATTGTGGGAATGAAAGTGAAGATACTGGGTCTTATATAGAGATGTATCAGTGCAACAAGTTTTGCTTATGGACTAGGAGGCACCCCCCTGACACCGGAGCTTATCGACATCGTATTTTATTGGCTAATTGCGTAGGAGATTGCACGCTCTCCGTGATCGGCCAGTGATTAGAAACGGGGTTACATTGTGGACAAGGTGGAGTTGACAGCTGGCCATCCATGGATGCAGAAAAGGTACGGTAGATGCATGAACGCAGGTTGTTTTGTACCTCCAAGAAAGGGGTCTCTGATCTCGATAGATCTCTGGAATGGTGCTACTATGAACATGGATGAATCTTCCAAGAATGCACTGAATGTGGGCACTGTGCGATCTTGGGAAATTGTAATAAGTTAAGCCCATGACAATCTTCCACATGATAGACATTCCTTCTGTTTCTTCAGTGCTAATCCTCTGACCGCATTAATTATCGCTTTACCAGCTCCTCCACAAGAGCCGCTGCAAGCTTGCACAATCTCATTTGAAAATGCAAGTTATTTTCTTGATAAAACTAACTAATTGACACCAAAACAGTGCAGTGATGCATGTTCTTCGTTTCCGGTAGTAAAAATATATGGGCATGGGTAGATTGATGGTTGAGCAAGCAAAAAATCATTCTCCAGCATCGTAAGCAAAGGGTTCCTTCACAAGTCCACCCGAGCCGTCAAGAATACACGTGGTAACATCTGAATGGGGATGCATCTGCCAAAACTTCATTGGCACTTCGCCCCTGAGGTCAATTAACATTCCTTTTGCAACAACTAATTCAGAACCCCATATTGTCTCTTCATGCTGTCAAGTCATGTCTGACGGACAGGTGCTACGCTTTGTCATGCCTTGTCAGCAGATGCTACGCACGACAGATCTTTCAAGGACTTCAAATTGTGTCGGCTGGTGGTACTTGACAGTATTGGCGCCGAGGTGTATCAGTGGCGACCGCGACGTGCTCAGCTGTTTACGCGCGGGGAGGAGGTGCCGTTGGGCATCGTGGTGGCGTCGACAATAGCGAGACCAAGAAAGGTTGATGCATCAGTACAGTTCTGAAGATGGAGCGGTGACAGTTGGTGGCGACGGCCTCTGAAAGCACGCCAGACCAGTGTGTGCCCCAGACCCGGCAAGTGGCTAGGttctcaggtcttagatgttaggcttgGCTGCGAGGTATGTGGTATTAGGCCCGGACTATTAGCATCCCTCCATCAACTGGATATGAGTAGCGACAGATGTTGCCTAGATTGTGGCTTCAGACTTACTGTTGTATCTCTTTATAAGGACttttgtgaataattaataaagtggctgcatgcatcatccagatgcagaggccgggggtcttCCTCCATTTCTAAAAAAATATATTATCTCTTCATGCATATGGAGAGACGCTTTCCGATTGAAATTACTTCCAGCCAATTACTTAGGGTACGTAATGGAGCCGGTTAAGTGCTGAGATTATTAACATGCTCTACAAGACCATACCACGTCCATGCAACGAACCCCTACACACGATGTGCGAAAACGGCAGCTTTGAGTAAAGAGCACGATAGGCAATGGCGTAACGTACGTGAACGCCGAGGAGCGTGGATTCGATCGCGCACGACGTTATTTTACTGCGGCCACAACCCTGCTTCAACGACATACTACTACACGTAGCTGTTTAACTTCCGTTGTATATCTCTCGCCTGTCTCTACCGTCCGGATGTAACAATCGACCGCTCGCCGGAGAAGAGCGTGGTGTGCGTACCACACAGGGAGCAGCCCGCCGGCAGGATCAACCAAGTTGCACGGTCGTCACCTTCGAAACGCTGCTTGTCTCTTCTGCTTATGTACTGCGCATTAACTTAATGGCATGCATGGACCGCATGGCGCAACTTGATAATCATCAGTGGTGTACTCCCGGTAGTGCAGGTCGATCGTGCGCAGGTTCACTAGTACTGTCACATCAGCAATCCACAACAAGAAGCTCAAAAGAAAAGGGAGAGAGTGATTTGCCTCTGAGAAAAATATTATGATTTGAATTGACAATCCGAAGAGGGAATTGTAGAAAAGTACTCCCTTTGTTTCATAATTCTTGTCGAGGTTAAACTAAAACCACGATAAGAATTATGAAACGGAGGGACTATCTAAGTTTACAGTTAACACTAGTAAACGTGCACATGCATGTATGGACTAATGTACTATCTCCGTGCCAAAATACAAGACATTTTTATAGGCTAAAATAGCCCACCAACACATCTTGTATTTTGATACAAagataatatatgtgaaatgcaCAAATATTGCGAAATTAGTTTTTTAAGAAAAGGCCATCATAACTAGCTTTACTAATAACAAACTAGTGGGGTGACCCGCGCATTTGCGTGGTTAGTTTTTCTATATTTTGTATTATATTTGTATTTTTCACGTACATTGTATTTGATTTGGTGCAGTGATACACTATTGTGTATTTTACATAAAATTAAATTTCTATTTTATTTCATTCTTTATTCTAAATTTTGTCTGAAAGGATAggttccatttggactccatgttggagatatgccctagaggcaatcatgtatgatgatatttcctatgtgtttatgaataaagatagtccttggacattatcaatgatgtgtatcagcaagtacatgacttgtttgtgggactatgcattgtgtGATGAacgtcctaaaaggtccctagtcgaaagggctgtgtggacgtgcagccaactagactagcatataaCACGGTCGATGgtttggtctcactagccatgagGCATTGCATGCTAACCgaataatatggacttggaaggatctggtcggattcgacgtagtcggatccgagtcgagataaggttcgagtcggacagacccaactatgagacgcagcgatatgtcatctgtgagtctctagtacaacatacgttctatgtcctaagacctgagctggcgcatgtactcgggatgatgacagacttgctttgggccaaccaaacgctactccgtgactgggtagttacaaaggtaggtttcggacttgtccagacccatgctgcgagacatggtcgagcaagatgggatttgcccctccgatcaggagagatatactctgcacccctcgtgtgatccgaccaggataagcatggtcatgcgacaaggattatgagataatctggtttatggtcggcatcactggaacgagaaagaggtcgggctagcacaaggatgacagactcgccttgagcccgacaacatgTATTGTGTGGCAAAGGGAACAGAAGCATGATGTACgggttcgcctaaccagcttcatagtctgcttggtgttcggcatgccttgctaggggccgctaccaaccgtgcagttcggaggtgatccgaactgcgaccaagccggcttgaacctaaggggtcgtgtgcttaagggaaggaacctacgaggtcagatccgaggacactggtcggatgtgatccgagctgtattcggattgtggccgagtagacttatgggctttagggtccgttcgaggcccaagtgttgagcccatGACGGACGCCTATATAAGGTGGATGTGCCGCACACTCATGCGATTGATCGCTTTGgtgctgtcactagggtttgcatgtgttgcgaatagccACCTCCACTCGACCGCCGACTGTGTGaacggacctagcagtccgctgCACGGGGTTCCTCCTGCACgtgcggataccgttagaggcggtgcacttgtgCTGCTCCGCTGAACCTGTATGTGGGAACCGACGACCGGCTGTTCGAGGGAGATCGCACggggaggagacgatccacgcggacgcactgccccaactcttcttccgctgcacggcactgcgcgtctagtgataacgaactgtgatccatctcccgtagcatgttcctGGTTGTTTtgcgcgtaggaatttttttaatttGCAGTCAACGCACCCTACTGTAGAACCCAACACTCCATATGACTCCGATATTGCTAGATGTCTTCAGTATTTTAGAGGCTAGATTATTTTTCAAAAGATTTCTATCTAATACGCAAAGAACCGATATGTTTTCATTGTTTTTTTATCAGTAGGAACATCACTTTTGTTTTTGCCTTTCCTTCAAACCATGACTTAGATGACGTGGGTTGAGTAGCCAACTGCAAGGTTAGTCATTCTCTCACAGTCACTGTACTTGTAGCTTTGTTTTTCCCTTTTTAACGTGTGCCTATGTTCTTTTGCAATAATATGTTATTTAGAAGAGTTTAAACATTCACGAACCTCACTACATTGTTTGCTTTTTTGGTTCAGTATGCTTGCTTGCGCAACAATAACGTGTTGTCACTGACCCAACTATTCTTTGTATCCAATGTGATATATGTCATATATGTGGTACATGTACATGTATATATTCTTTGATTCCTCCTAGTCTAAATGTCGTGGTGAAACCGTCTATGACAGCCAATTGTTTTGGTTGTTGCATAGGCTGACAACCTATTTGGCATGAGTCAGTTCATCTTTTTGCTACTATGTTTTTCCTTTCTCGCATAATCTTTTTACGCAATGTCATGCATGTCTtgtgtgagtgtgtgtgtgtgtgtgtgtgtgtgtgtgtgtgtgtgtgtgtatgtgtgtggtATTTATACATTTTTATGTTTTCCATAGTGTACTACTTCCCCTTTGCTATAAGCCATTGTGAACCGTGTTTATgatcctcaaaaaaaaaaaaattgAGGCACTCAGCTCGTCTTTCTCTGCCTTTGATTTTTCTTTCTTGTTAAGTTCATGGTATGTAGAGTATAAGCAAAGTGTGCATAAAAAAATCTAACACAAAGATATAAAAATTGGTGATCACTGGACAAAAAAGAATAAGTGAACTGAATCAAGAATTGCACGTATCTTTGCCATACACATTTCTTTACAGAACCTGGTGATCGTTGGAAAAAAGAGAATATCTAGTGATCTGAATCAAATAATTGCATGTATCCTTTTTGTACATGTGTTTATGATCATTATTGCTCTTTTATCTTTTGTGTGCATGTTTGTGGAAATAGACTTCCCCGTTTTTCAAAATGATTTCCTAATTACGTATCTAGTGTCCCTTAAAAATCACATATCTAGTGCAAATGAGTCTGATTGGTCTTTTATGCGTGTGTGGATCATTATGGAAATAGACTTCCCATTTctcaaaaaataaaacaaaaatagaCTTCCTAATTGGTATTTATGATCCTTGTTGTTCTTTCATCTTGTATGTGCATGTCTGTGGAATAGACTTCCCTTTTTCTCAAAGTGACTTCCTAGTACGTATCTAGTGCAAATGAGTCTGATTGATCTTTTATGCTTGTGTAGTTCATGATAGAAATAGACTTCCCATTTCtcaaaaaatgaaacaaaaatAGACATCCTAATTGGTAATTACTACATACCTAGTGTATATTGAGGAAAAGGCTCCTTCGCGTTCGCTCGCTAGAGCGATCAAATGGATCAAACGCGCCATCGATCAGGTTTCTTTCTATACCGCAGGGGCCCATCACGTAACCCTTTACTTAATCCCCAGCGCTGGTTGCTTTCCAAATCGGGAAAACTCAGCCATGTCGTAATTTGTAGAATAttttaaaattcatgaaaaaaatattaggacacacacgcacacacacagaAATAGAGGATCGATCAGACTCAGTTGCACGGCATACATATTTTTTAGGACACTAGGTAAGCAACTAGGAAGTCACTAAGAAAAAAGAGGAAGTTTAGCAATTCCCATATGGCCATATATCGAATCCCGATGGTCTTTTATGCATGTGCATATTCTTACAGACTTCCTCTTCTTTCTAACTGATTTCCTAGTTACTTACCTAGTGTCCTAAAAAATATGTATCCCGTGCAACTGAGTCTGATCGATCCTCTATTTCTGTGTGTGTGAATGTGTCCTAATATATTttttcatgaattcaaaaatattctGCAAATTATAAAATTGTTCGAGCTTCATAGATAAAAAACATTATTTTGAAAAGTGCACGGATTTAAAACAATTTAATTCATTTTTTAAATGTTTGGTAACTAACAAATTGtacatgaatttgaaaaaaataccATATTCAAAAAATATTCGTGAATCTGATAATTGTTCACAAAATACAAAATGTGTATGAAATTTTAAAATGTTTGCAATTCTGATTAATTTTTCATGGCTTTTATTTTTTCATAAAATTCAAAAAGTGTTCATGAGTTTTAGAACTATTCAAGAAtacaaaatgaaaaataagaaagacaaaaataatatttttggaaAATGAACGAAAAAACAAATTAGGAAAAAGAACAAAACTGGTAAAAACACAAAAGATATAAGAAAAAAAGGCAAACCAGAAGCTTCTAGAAGGTTTCCAAAAATTGAATTGGTAGAAAGGTTACATCACCAGGCCCATAGAAAAACACGTGTGGTTGTAAGGGTGTGTTTGGTTTAGCACCAACACCAACCACACCAAAAAATTACCCCATAACCCTTTACTTAATCCCCAGCGCTGGTTGCTTTCCAAATCGGGAAAACTCAGCCATGTCGTAATTTGTAGAATATTTTAGAATTCATGAAAAATATATTAcgacacacacgcacacacacagaAATAGAGGATCGATCAGACTCAGTTGCACGGCATACATATTTTTTAGGACACTATGTAAGTAACTAGGAAGTCACTTAGAAAAAAGAGGAAGTTTAGCAATCCCCGTATATCGAAACCCGATGGTCTTTTATGCATGTGCATATTCTTACGGAAACAGACTTCCTcttttttctactccctccgtcccataatataagagcgtttttgacactgctcttatattatgggacggggGGAGTAACTGACTTCCTAGTTACTTACCTAGTGTCCTAAAAAATATGTATCCCGTGCAACTGAGTCTGATCAATCTTCTATTTCTATGTGTGTGAGTGTGTCCTAATATTTTTTTCATTAATTTTAAAATATTCTGCAAATTATAAAATTGTTCGTGATTTTCTTAAAAGCTTCATAGATATTTGAAAAATATTATTTTAAAAAATTCACGGATTTAAAACAAGTTAATTCATTTTTTAAATGTTTGGTAACTAACAAATTGtacacaaatttgaaaaaatatcataTTCAAAAAATATTCGTGAATCTAATAAATTTTTACAAAATACAAAATGTTTATGAAATTTTAAAATGTTTGAAAATTCTGATTAATTTTTCACGGCTTTTATTTTTTTCATAAAATTCAAAAAGTGTCCATGAATTTTAGAACTATTCAAGAAtacaaaatgaaaaataagaaagagaaaaagaatctTTTTGGGAAATGAATGAAAAAACAAATTAGAAAAAAGAACAAGACTAGTAAAAACACAAAAGATATAGTATAAAAAAAGGCAAACCAAAAGCTTCTAGAAGGTTTCCAAAACTTGAATTGGTAGAAAGGTTACATGACCCGGCCCATAGGAAAACACGTGTGGGTGTAAGGGTGTGTTTGGTTTATCACCAGCACCAACCACACCAAAAAATTGGTCTGCCCATGGGATTTGGCTACTGTTTGGATTGGGGCCGATATTTTGGCTAGCCTAGCACGCTCTTGATGCCCCCTATGTAATTTTGGCAAACTCGTGGGCATGGCGTGGGTGTGGAAATCGCTCGCCAACAAATTGGTGTTGTCGCTAGGCCGACTCTTGCGGGTAGTGGACAACGCGCATTCCAAGTTGTTAAAAAAGGAGATCGATTGTCAAGCTAAGTAAATGGAAACATTGAGGAAATGCCATCATGGTGATTTATATTACTGTGGTGTAATTGGTACATCATCCCATAAGATATCGACCAAAAAATCTGGTGGTTCAACATTTTAGGCAATAGTTTTGTGGATCCATGACTTGACTAGCTAACAAATGAGCTGTTGTATTAGCCTCTCTAGGACAATGACTAAAATAAACATGCTCAAAATTACGACAGAGAAACCGACATTCCTTGTAAACTGCAGCAGCCGGGCCGTTGGAATTGCCTCGTTTCATAACTTCAACCACTTGCAGGCAATCTGATTCAACCACCATTTTAGAGCATCCCAGTTGACCAGCTAAGATCATGCCATTGAGGAGAGTGCGGCTTCCGGGGTCATGCATGTTTTATCGTAGTAGTTGTTTTGATTTTCTTTTTGTGGGCCAAGGTTGCTTTTTTGAGTTGGTGAGGGGAAGTTGTTTGATTGACTGATATGAGCTGCATTTTCTTTATCATCCAATGTAACTTTTCTATTAGAGAACCATTCAGTGCCAATGTAAGTAGCCGCATAAATATTCCTGTTTAGGATTACCCAATAGCAACCCACCACGAGCCTCATACTTCTGAACCATGTACTCcttccgtcccataatataagaacgctTTTCAAGCTGTTTTAGCTTGAAAAACGTTTTTATATTATGAGACCGAGGGAGTATTTTCTTTCTTCGCACCATGACATATGTGATGTACAACTGTACTTTTGCATTCATCACGAGCGCTCAAAAACAAGTTAACGCTGTGTTTCAAAACTCTTCAGGCaacttttaaaaaaaattgatgaCATTCCAAAAACTAATATGTGACATCTAAAAAAACCGTGTTACAAGAAACAATATAtaacattttaaaaaatgtttatacTATGCAAAAAATGCATATTTAAGAAAATACTGGTAACATTAAAAAAACTACATGACATTTTTTAAAATTGTTCATGCGTTTCAAAAATGTGTTCAATGCATTTGTTCCGATGATTAAATAAATTCCCATCGTGTATTTAAGAAACTGTTTAACAcatatttgaaaaaatgttcaaaaacatatatttgaaaaATATCAAATCATGTATTTAACGAatttttaacatgcatgaaattTTTTGCTTATGTATATAAAAATATACAATACGTCTAAACAAAGTAGGCACAAAAAgtatatttgaaaaatgttaatcatatATTTGGAAAATGCTAAACATGTAACAAAAATGGTCCTGATATATACAAAAAAAGGGTAAAATGCACTGGAGATCCTAAAAGTATTTTGGGTGTGTCAATTGGGTCCTGTGAGTTCAAAAAATGCTCGTATGAGTCCTAAAAGTTGATAAGAGGTTTATAATAGGTCCTACCTACGTCTGACCAGCATGTGTAgcttatgttggggaacgtagtaattcaaaaaaaatcatacgatcatgcaagatctatctaggagaagcatagcaacgagacaggagagtgtgtccacgtacctttgtagaccgaaagcgaaagcgttatgtaaaatggttgatgtagtcgaacgtcttcacgatcccaCCGAcacaagtaccgaacgtacggcacatccgtgttcagcacacgttcagtaCAATGACGTCCCTTGAGACCTTGATCCAGTGgagggtcgagggagagatccatcagcacgacggcgtggtgatggtgttggtgatgtgatccgcgcagggcttcgcctaagcactacgacaatatgaccgaggtggtaaactatggaggggggcatcacacatggctaagagacaactgttgtgtctttggggtgccccctggccacgtatataaaggagggggaggaggaggccggcggccaaggagggcgcgccaaggggggagtccaaataggattcccaatcctagttggattCCCCTTCCTATTCCAAGAGGGGgaaggagggaaggagagggagagggaaaggaaagagggggacgctgtgacgcccccgattcaatcgtacactaatcatacacgcaaacgtgtacgatcaagatcagggactcacgggaagatatcacaacacaactctacaaataaaataagtcatacaagcatcatattacaagccaggggcctcgagggcccgaatacaagagctcgatcatagacgagtcagcggaagcagcaatatctgagtacagacataagttaaacaagtctgccttaagaaggctagcacaaactgggatacagatcgaaagaggcgcaggcctcctgcctaggatcctcctaaactactcctcgtcgtcatcagcgggcagcacgtagtagtaggcacctccggtgtagtaggagtcatcgtcgacggtggcgtctggctcctgggctccaacatctggttgcgacaactaggtagaagggatagagggaaaagaaggagaaagcaaccgtgagtactcatccaaagtactcgcaagcaaggagctacactacatatgtatgcattggtatcaactggaataaggctattatatgtggactggactgcagaaagccggaataagagggggatagctagtcctttcgaagactacacttctggcagccttcgtcttgcagcatgtagaagagagtagactgaagtcctccaagtagcatcgcatagcataaccctaaccgatgatcctcccctcgtcgccttgtgagagagcaaccaccggttgtatctggcacttggaagggcgtgttttattaagtatccggttctagttgtcataaggtcaaggtacaactccaaatcgtcctgttaccgaagatcacggctattcgaatagattaacttccctgcaggggtgcaccacatacccaaacatgcttgatcccatttggccggacacacttttcggggtcatgcccagccgcgaaagatcaacacgtcgcagccccacctaggcacaacaaagaggtcagcacgccggtctaaacctaagcgcacaggggtctgggcccatcgcccttagcacacctgtacgttgcgaacgcggccggaagcagaactagcccccttaatacaagagcaggcttacgttccaatccggcgcgcgccgctcagtcgctgacgtcacgaaggcttcggctgataccacgacgccgggatacccataactactcccgcgtagatggttagtgcgtataagccagatggccagactcagatcaaatacccagatctcgtttagcgtgttaagtatccgcgaacgccgactagggccaggcccacctctctcctaggtggtctgaacctgccctgtcgctccgcctcaaaggtccactcgcgggtgctcctacgagccgacccgtctttaatcaccacatgtatcaagTATAAAGTACATAGTATAAACCCgcgatcacctcccgagtgatcacggcccgatagtatagcacagcagacggacaagaatgtagggccacagatggaaatactggcatcctatactaagcaagtaggattgcaggtaaaggtatcaacagtagtagcaaggacaggctatgcatcaggataggaataacgaaagcagtaacatgctacactactctaatgcaagcagtatagaggagagtaggcgatatctggtgatcaaggggggtctcggtgtctatcgagagaagaggggggagaaacaataaatatataagcaagcatatgcatagtgatgcatgacat
Coding sequences within it:
- the LOC125544602 gene encoding small polypeptide ROTUNDIFOLIA LIKE 2-like, translating into MKVGSQMKQMGKLNKALKEQRAKLYIIHRCVVMLLRWSD